The nucleotide sequence GATTTTCCAGATTGATGACCACATTGCAGCTGCTTCAAGTGGTATAATAGCAGATGCGAGGGTGTTGGTTGATAGGGCCCGTTTGGAAGCTCAGATTTACCGCTTAACATATGGTGAGCCAGTTCCACTTACTGTTTTGGTAAAGAAGATTTGTGACCTTAAACAAATGCACACCCAATATGGTGGTGTTAGACCATTTGGTGCTGCTCTTTTAATGGCAGGGGTTAATGAAAAGCCAGAGCTTTTTGAAACAGACCCAAGTGGTGCATACTTTGAATGGAAGGCAGTGGCAATTGGAAGTGGAAGGAACACGGCCATGGCAATCTTTGAAGAAAAATACAGAGATGATATGACACTTGAGGATGCAATAAAGCTAGCTATCTTAGCTTTGGCAAAGACGATGGAAGAACCTTCACCAGATAACATAGAGATTGCAGTGATTACAGTTAAAGAAAAGAAGTTTAAGAAGATAAGTAAAGAGAAAGTGGCAAAGTGCCTTGAGGAGGCTTTGAAAGAAGCTGAAGAAGAGGAGGTTGCAGAGAAGGAGGAAGATTACACTGAATTAGACAGCAACTACTGAGGTGGTGGCTATGCCAATAAGCATTGATAAAGCAGTGATTGCAAGGTTAAAGACACATGGAGAAACATTTGAGATTTTGGTTGACCCTTACCTTGCCAGAGATTTCAAGGAGGGCAAAGATGTTCCAATAGAGGAAATTCTTGCTACTCCCTATGTTTTTAAAGATGCACATAAGGGAGACAAAGCGAGCGAGCATGAAATGGAAAAAATCTTTGGAACAAGCGATCCATATGAGGTTGCAAAGATAATCCTTAAGAAGGGAGAAGTTCAGCTCACA is from Thermococcus paralvinellae and encodes:
- the psmA gene encoding archaeal proteasome endopeptidase complex subunit alpha; the encoded protein is MAFVPPQAGYDRAITVFSPDGRLFQVQYAREAVKRGATAVGVKCKDGVVLAVEKRVTSRLIEPESYEKIFQIDDHIAAASSGIIADARVLVDRARLEAQIYRLTYGEPVPLTVLVKKICDLKQMHTQYGGVRPFGAALLMAGVNEKPELFETDPSGAYFEWKAVAIGSGRNTAMAIFEEKYRDDMTLEDAIKLAILALAKTMEEPSPDNIEIAVITVKEKKFKKISKEKVAKCLEEALKEAEEEEVAEKEEDYTELDSNY